The Streptomyces sp. NBC_01275 genome has a segment encoding these proteins:
- a CDS encoding alpha/beta fold hydrolase, with protein sequence MALLHAHDYGGDGPQLVLLHGYARSLADWESSAALLAAGHRVLAVDLPGHGGSPGISPWTIPAVVRNIADTLDAHGVPEAVVVGHSLGGLVAVEYARANPDRARARAAVNLDGFWWGPEYAGADRLSEWLLASAGTIAPPEYIEKQVVNSARLGIPADRAEAAARAAARRLPDGRWQTLPERAEALGILDELHRLGALGVTAWLDRVVCPLLVVQAGRRVPPAPGMEWFAEFSTRFAQEVSDELAALSRTRPTLSVDRIDATHPMHVETPEAVATLVAEFVRGLPD encoded by the coding sequence ATGGCGCTCTTACATGCTCATGACTATGGGGGCGATGGCCCGCAACTGGTTCTCCTGCACGGTTACGCACGGTCGCTCGCCGACTGGGAATCCTCGGCCGCCCTGCTCGCCGCCGGGCATCGCGTCCTCGCCGTCGATCTTCCCGGGCACGGCGGCTCTCCCGGCATCTCTCCCTGGACCATCCCCGCCGTGGTGCGGAATATCGCGGACACGCTCGACGCGCATGGCGTGCCGGAGGCCGTTGTGGTGGGCCATTCCCTCGGCGGGCTGGTCGCGGTCGAGTACGCCCGGGCGAACCCGGACCGTGCCCGGGCCCGTGCCGCCGTGAATCTCGACGGCTTCTGGTGGGGACCCGAGTACGCCGGCGCCGACCGGCTGAGTGAGTGGCTGCTGGCGTCGGCCGGGACCATCGCGCCGCCCGAGTACATCGAGAAGCAGGTCGTCAACTCCGCCCGGCTCGGGATTCCCGCCGACCGTGCGGAGGCCGCTGCCCGCGCGGCCGCCCGCCGGTTGCCCGACGGCCGGTGGCAGACGCTGCCGGAACGGGCGGAGGCGCTGGGGATCCTCGACGAACTCCACAGGCTCGGTGCGCTCGGTGTCACCGCATGGCTGGACCGGGTCGTCTGCCCGCTGCTGGTGGTGCAGGCCGGCCGACGGGTACCGCCTGCGCCCGGCATGGAGTGGTTCGCCGAGTTCAGCACCCGGTTCGCACAAGAGGTCTCCGACGAACTGGCCGCGCTCTCCCGCACCCGGCCGACGCTCAGCGTCGACAGGATCGACGCCACCCACCCCATGCACGTGGAGACTCCGGAAGCGGTGGCGACGCTGGTCGCCGAGTTCGTTCGAGGACTGCCCGACTGA